In a genomic window of Thiosocius teredinicola:
- a CDS encoding CsoS2 family carboxysome shell protein → MAATAQNGRALALARRKAMSSGGKSAIAKSSVSPSPAAAPASPSSAAASPTKAYQPRRQATGEGARTASRARRLAMSSKGKQAISSADRTRTGNERAKPVASKAEINASKPNDAMTTGDAGCGCGCGGDKTKRNKAPETSTARARTRRPKRSTLAQNPSKAAALARRRAQSTRGKAGLSNGGMSEAQTARAANPQLSGRELAQALREQRSKRGSSGQKKTAPTGRRRKPQTNGQGAAQDAPWKVGASETTQGQTVTGTMVGRDKTVTGNEASTCRDVTGTEYLGADIFREFCQTDPAKTPQRGSRTSTSRGNAVTGNEVGRSSKVTGNEPGTCKRVTGSEYVSAQQDEAFCGTKPAPAANRVTGSETRKGKSVTGNNVGRSGKVTGDESGAQRELTGTQYTNTTQPMEGRGAPAKVGQSKTLRGGTVSGTLVGRRERMTGDEAGSCRNVTGDDYIGQEQFTSFCKTKPEPKDRKVGVSGTGGGEEVTGSMTGRSQRVTGNEPGTCKAVTGTPYTGNEQYATYCEPKENFDARKRMDPSKRSFGKPMTGQQPSVGGSMTGDSKGACETVSGTPYVGADQAALACPAVAAEPGSPDFPQPLEGAPWEDFSVQSPSHAAQHAAHASHVTGSQYEQGQITGPFGKAGGKVTGTEEARFGKGPREPQPVAATATEIDGRIKSRITGEGQDAGPKITGDDWDRGDRVTGTEGASASLRNTTRRGTPMSAMGARAAEPAEAPQPVSKVTGSSGNTAQGSLVTYSGGARG, encoded by the coding sequence ATGGCAGCAACAGCACAAAACGGCAGGGCACTGGCCCTGGCAAGACGCAAGGCGATGTCCAGCGGTGGCAAGAGCGCGATCGCCAAGAGTTCGGTGTCACCCTCGCCGGCAGCGGCACCTGCCAGCCCGTCGAGTGCTGCGGCGAGCCCGACGAAAGCCTACCAACCGCGCCGCCAAGCCACCGGCGAAGGCGCTCGCACGGCGTCGCGGGCACGACGTCTTGCCATGTCGAGCAAAGGCAAGCAGGCGATCAGCAGCGCCGATCGTACCCGTACGGGTAATGAACGCGCCAAGCCGGTTGCAAGCAAAGCTGAGATAAATGCATCCAAGCCGAACGATGCCATGACGACCGGCGACGCCGGTTGCGGCTGTGGTTGCGGTGGCGACAAGACCAAACGCAACAAGGCACCGGAGACTTCCACGGCCCGTGCCCGTACGCGCCGACCGAAACGCTCCACCCTTGCACAGAATCCGAGCAAGGCCGCTGCACTGGCCCGTCGCCGCGCCCAATCGACGCGTGGCAAGGCCGGCCTGAGCAACGGCGGCATGTCCGAGGCACAGACCGCGCGTGCGGCCAACCCGCAGCTGTCGGGTCGTGAACTCGCCCAAGCCCTGCGTGAGCAACGCAGCAAACGTGGCAGCAGTGGTCAGAAGAAAACTGCGCCTACGGGACGTCGGCGCAAACCGCAGACCAACGGCCAAGGCGCAGCCCAAGACGCGCCGTGGAAAGTCGGTGCCAGTGAAACGACCCAGGGTCAGACCGTCACCGGCACCATGGTCGGTCGCGATAAGACCGTCACCGGCAACGAGGCCAGCACCTGTCGCGACGTGACCGGCACCGAATACCTCGGAGCCGACATCTTCCGCGAGTTCTGCCAGACCGATCCTGCCAAGACACCGCAGCGCGGCTCGCGTACCTCCACGTCACGCGGCAATGCCGTGACCGGCAACGAAGTCGGCCGCAGCAGCAAAGTCACCGGCAACGAGCCCGGCACCTGCAAGCGCGTGACCGGTTCGGAGTATGTCAGTGCGCAACAGGACGAAGCCTTCTGCGGCACCAAGCCTGCGCCGGCGGCCAACCGCGTAACCGGTAGCGAGACCCGCAAGGGCAAATCGGTCACCGGCAACAACGTCGGTCGCAGCGGCAAGGTCACCGGTGATGAGTCCGGCGCACAGCGCGAACTCACCGGCACCCAGTACACCAATACGACGCAACCGATGGAAGGTCGCGGCGCACCGGCAAAAGTCGGACAAAGCAAAACGCTGCGTGGCGGCACCGTCAGCGGCACGCTGGTCGGTCGGCGCGAGCGTATGACCGGCGACGAAGCCGGTAGCTGCCGCAACGTGACCGGCGACGATTACATCGGCCAGGAACAGTTCACCAGCTTCTGCAAGACCAAGCCGGAGCCGAAAGACCGCAAGGTCGGTGTCTCGGGCACCGGCGGTGGCGAAGAAGTCACCGGCAGCATGACCGGCCGCTCGCAGCGGGTTACCGGCAATGAGCCCGGCACCTGCAAAGCGGTTACCGGCACGCCCTATACCGGTAATGAGCAATACGCGACCTATTGCGAGCCGAAAGAAAATTTCGATGCCCGTAAACGCATGGACCCAAGCAAGCGCAGCTTCGGCAAGCCGATGACCGGCCAGCAACCGTCAGTCGGAGGCAGCATGACCGGCGACAGCAAAGGTGCCTGCGAAACCGTCAGCGGCACGCCCTATGTCGGTGCCGACCAGGCCGCCCTCGCCTGCCCGGCGGTTGCCGCAGAACCCGGCAGCCCTGACTTTCCGCAACCGCTCGAAGGCGCCCCTTGGGAAGACTTCAGCGTGCAGTCGCCGTCGCATGCGGCGCAACACGCGGCCCATGCCAGCCATGTAACCGGCTCGCAGTATGAGCAAGGCCAGATCACCGGCCCGTTCGGTAAAGCCGGCGGCAAGGTCACCGGCACCGAAGAGGCGCGGTTCGGCAAAGGCCCACGCGAACCTCAACCGGTCGCAGCCACAGCCACCGAGATCGACGGCCGGATCAAGTCGCGCATCACCGGCGAAGGCCAGGATGCCGGCCCGAAGATCACCGGCGACGACTGGGATCGCGGCGACCGGGTGACAGGTACCGAGGGTGCTTCAGCATCATTACGCAACACTACGCGTCGCGGTACACCGATGAGCGCAATGGGTGCGCGCGCCGCCGAACCGGCAGAAGCTCCGCAGCCGGTCAGCAAGGTAACCGGTAGCAGCGGCAATACCGCACAGGGCTCGCTGGTGACCTACTCCGGCGGTGCTCGCGGCTAA
- a CDS encoding ribulose bisphosphate carboxylase small subunit gives MSMSNEVGDFQTAQTLETFGFLPKLTQEEVYDQIAYMIAQGLTPAIEHEHPSNSRDHYWTMWKLPMFGEQDLNAVAAEIEACRRTYPDHHVRLIGYDNYTQSQGVCFVVHEGRA, from the coding sequence ATGTCCATGAGCAACGAAGTCGGTGATTTTCAAACCGCGCAGACGCTGGAAACCTTTGGCTTTCTGCCGAAGCTGACCCAGGAAGAAGTGTACGACCAGATCGCCTACATGATCGCCCAGGGTCTGACCCCGGCCATCGAACACGAGCATCCGTCGAACTCGCGTGACCACTACTGGACCATGTGGAAGCTGCCGATGTTCGGCGAACAGGATCTGAACGCGGTCGCTGCGGAGATCGAAGCCTGCCGCCGCACCTATCCCGACCACCACGTCCGCCTGATCGGCTACGACAACTACACCCAGAGCCAAGGCGTGTGCTTTGTCGTACACGAGGGGCGCGCCTGA